Below is a window of Spelaeicoccus albus DNA.
CAAGCACCGCTGGTCGGAGGCAACGTTCGTCGGCGTCCGGCTGATCGGGTACGTGGCGATGTTGTTCATCTTGCTGCCTCCCGGCATGGCTGCGGCCTTCCTGGGCGTGCAGCTCGGGGTGTTCGGCTTCCTACTCGGCGCCGCGTTCGCACCCAATCACAAGGGCATGCCCATTGTTCCGACCGGCATGAAGGTGGACTTCTTCCGCCGTCAAACTCTCATGTCCCGCAATATCACGGGCGGCCGGTTCGTTGACTTCTTCATGGGCGGGCTCAACTACCAGATCGAGCACCACCTTTTCCCCAGCATGCCGCGGCCCAATCTGCGCGCCACGCAAAAGCTGGTCAAGGCGTTCTGCGCCGAAAAGAACGTCACGTACACCGAAAAGACTCTTGCGCAGTCCTACGCAATAGTCGTGAAGTACCTCAACCAGGTCGGGTTGAAAGAGCGCGATCCGTTTGCGTGCCCGCTGGTGCAGCTCTACCGCGCCTGAGGCCCGCGCCTCTTCCGGAGAAAAGGCCGCAGCCCCCTCGTGGCGTCCGCCCCGCCGAGTGGTGGCGAATGGTCGCCTCCCCTCCGCGAGTGGTGGCGAATGGTCGTGATTTTTCCAAAATCACGACCATTCGCCACCACTCGGCGGGCGGGCTAGAGCGACGGGCGATCGATAAGGGTGTCCGCAAAGTGACAGCGGGAGACATGCGCCCCGGCAAGTTCGACGAGCTCGGGTTCTCGTTCGCGGCAAATGTCCTCGGCCATCCAGCATCGTGACCGAAAGCGGCAACCGGACGGCGGGTCGATCGGCGACGGAGGGTCGCCGGTGAGGATGATCCTTTCCCGGTCCGCGGGGCCCCCGCGAAGTTCCGGGGCCGCGGCGAGCAGAGCTTTCGTATACGGGTGACCCGTCGTGTCGTAAACGTCGGAATAATCGCCGAGCTCGACCACGCGCCCCAGATACATCGTTGCTACCCGATCGGCCATGTGCCGCACGATTTGGAGATCGTGAGCTATGAACACAAAACTGAGATCGAGTTCTCGCTGCAGGTCCTGGAGCAGATTCACAATCTGAGCCCGCACCGAAACGTCCAGCGCCGACACCGCCTCGTCGCACACGAGCAGATCCGGGTTCAACGCGATGCCGCGAGCAATGCCGATACGCTGCTGCTGTCCGCCGGAGAACTGATGCGGATAGCGATTCATGTGCTCCGGCTTGAGCCCGACCAGTTCCATCAGTTCTGCTACTTTGGCGCGCCGCCGTCCGGACGGAAGCAGATTCCGGTGGATCCGGAACGGTTCGGCGACGAGTTCCCCCACCTTCTTGCGTGGGTTCAGCGCACTGAATGGGTCTTGGAAGATCAACTGGATGTTTCGCCGCATCTCTTTGCGTTCGGCACCGCGAAGGGCATTGATGTCCTGCCCGCGAAACAACACCCGGCCTTCCGTCGGCCGGTCGAGGCCGGCAATCACCCGGGCCAACGTCGACTTGCCGCACCCCGACTCGCCGATCACTCCCAAGGTCTCGCCGCCTCGGACGGTGAGATCGACGCCGTCCAGCGCCCGCACCGACTTTCGCGGGGCGAACGGCATCCGACGCGGCAAGGGATAATGCTGCTTGACGCCGTCCAGCTCGAGCAACGGTCCGCCCGGTCCGGCCGGCTGTTCTGAGTTCGTCACGAATTCCTCTGTCATTGCCGCAATATCCGATCGCTGAAGAAGCACGCACTTCGCCGACCGGGTGCCACTTCTTCGAGCGGAGGGGCACTGATTCGACATTCGGGCTGCGCAAATTCGCAGCGCGGGGCGAACGAGCAGCCCGCCGGAAGCCGATTGAGTTCGGGCGGTTGCCCGGGGATCGCCGGCAATCGCTTGCCTTTGAGATCCTCGCTGGAAACCGATGAGGCAAGCCCTCGGCTGTACGGATGGGCCGGGTTCGTCAACAGGTCGCGCGTCGGCCCGCGTTCAACGATCCTGCCGGCGTACATGACGGCTGTCTCATCGGTGACTTCACTGACCACGCTGATGTCATGCGTAATGAGAACCAAGCCCATGTCGCGTTCGTCCTGCTGTTCTTTGAGCAGTTCGAGAATCTGAGCCTGTACCGTGACATCGAGCGCCGTCGTCGGTTCGTCGGCAATCAGCACTTTCGGGTCCAATGCCAATGCCATCGCTATGACGATGCGTTGCCGCATTCCCCCGGAAAACTGGTGGGGGTAGTCGTGCACTCGGCCGGCGGCGCCGGGGATGCGCACTCGGTCCATCATCTCGATGGCGGCCAGTCGGGATGCCCGACGAGACATTCCACGGTGGACGCGGTACAGCTCGCCAATTTGATTGCCGACCGTGTGCACCGGATTGAGCGCGGTCAACGCGTCTTGGAACACCATGCTGATTTCGCTGCCGATGACGCGTTGGCGCTGCTTTTCCGGTAGCCCGACGAGATTCATCTCATCCAGCAGGATCTCGCCGGATGTGACGTGTGCCGGCGGCGTGTCGAGCAGTCCCATGATTGCCGAGGCCGTCACCGACTTACCCGATCCGCTTTCACCGAGAATGCCCAAGGCTTGGCCCTGCCGGACGTCCAACTCGACGTCGTTGACGGCTCGTACTCGTCCGGCCGGTGTCTCGAATTCGACCACGAGGTCGCGCACGGACAGGATCGGCTCGGCCGGTTGCGGAATCGGTTCGGCCGTCATGATGCTCCCTTGGGGTCGAATTCATCGCGCAACGCTTCGCCGAACAGTACGAAGGCAAGCACCGTCACGCTCAAGAAGATGGCGGGGAATATCAGCAGATGTGGTGATTCGGACACGTATTGTCGCGCCGCTGCGAGTTGGAGACCCCAGGAGACCGACGGCGGAGACAATCCGACGCCGATGAATGTCAGCCCGGCTTCCGCAGCGATGACACCGCCGACGCCGAGCGTTTGCAACACGAGCAGCGGCGTCAGCGAGTTTGGCACCAGGTGGCTGAAAATCAACCGGAAGTCGCTGCCGCCCAGCACACGCGATGCTTGCACGTATTCGCGGTTCCTGACCGTCATGACCGACGATCGCATATATCGCACGCCGCCGGGCCAGTGGAAGAGCGCGAGCGCGAAGGACACCGTCCAGATCGTGCGATGGTCAAAGAGTTGAAGCACCACGATTGCGGCGAGAATGAACGGCAGCCCGAATGCGATATCGCACACGCGCGATATCAGCGCATCAACCCAGCGACCGTAGAATCCTGCCAAGGCGCCCAGGATCGCAGAGACGACAAACGAGGCCGACGTGACGACGATGCCGACGACGATCGAGGCGCGAGCACCGTAGATGACGTTCGTATAGTAGTCGCAGCCTTGCGGGTCGTAGCCGAACCAATGCGAAGCGCTCGGCGGTTTGTTGGTGTTCAAGATGTTGCAGCCCGCGTTGGGGTCGCTGCCGAATCCCGCAAAGAGCTGCGGAAATGCCGCCATGACGATCATGATGAGGACGAGTGCGCCGGAGATCACGAACCGGGGTCGCTGCGCGAGACTTCGAATTCGATGCCACGTGTTGGGCTCGTCCGCTATGTCCTCGACGGGGCCGGACAGCACCTGCCGATCGACGCTCATACCCGCACCCTCGGATCGATCAAGCCGTATGTGAGGTCAACGAGCAAATTGAAGACCAGGTAGACGATGACCAGCAGCGTAGCGATGCCGACGACCACTGTGCCCTCCTTGTTGTGAATTGCCTGCACCATGAGCTGGCCGATGCCGGGAATGTTGAAAATGGCTTCGATGATGACGGCGCCCCCGAGCATTCCGGCCAGGCTCAAGCCCAGATACGTCACGACCGGGATCATGGCGTTGCGCAAGGCGTGTTTCCAGATGCTTCGCGACGGCGACAAGCCTTTGGCCCGAGCCGTGCGCATGTAATCCGTCCGCAAGACGTCCACCAGGCTTGTGCGAGTGAGTCGCGCCAGACTTGCTGAGGCTTCAAAGGCCATCACCAGCGCCGGGAGGATATATGCCATCGGCCATCCGGCGCCGATGCCCGCGGGGTCGACCCAGTTGAGCTGGACGCCGAAGAGTGTTTGGGCTCCCAGCGCGATGACGAATCCGGGAACGCCCAAAAACACGACGGTGAAGATCAACGCGAAATGGTCTCCGGCACGGTTGTGTTTCAATCCGCCGTACACGCCGATCGCCAGGCCGATGATCAGTTTGAGCACCCACGCCGTCAACGCGAGCTTGAAAGTATTGGGCCATCGCTCGGCAATCAGACCGCTGACCGGCCGACCAAAGAAATCGATACCGAGATTGCCGTGGACGAGGTTCCACATATAGTGCCCGTACTGCGCCAGAAACGGGTCATTGAGGTGGTAGGCCTCGCGGATTTGCGTCACCGTTGAGGCAGGAAGCGGACGTGAGCCGGTCAACGCTGCCACGGGATCACCGGGCATGGCGAAGGTCAGAGCGTAAATGATGAATGTCGCGCCAATAACCACGGGCACCATTTGCAGTACTCGCCGGAGCGTATACCCAAGCATCGTTTGTGTCCCCCTTCCTACCGAGCACCCGGTGCGTCATCGACGGTGCTGAGGTGGCCGACCGGATCGTCGAGCGCTGCAGCGACGATGGTGGTGGCGGCGAATAGCGTCAGCGACATCTCGTTCGACAGCGAGGTGACGATTCGAGCGGACGCATTGCTTGCGGAGTCTGCATACAGATCCGCCTCGGCTCGCACCATGTCGAGATATTGCGGCGTTTCGGCCACGGTGCCGGCAATGACCAGATACTCCGGATCGATGATGTCCATCAAGATGGCCGCAGCACGTCCGACATATCGACTGCGACGACCAAGCACATCGGCCGCCACCGGGTCGCCGTCCGCCGCCCTAGTCACGATGTCGGCGAATTCCGGGACTTCGGCCAGGCCGGCTTCGGCTGCCATCCGTTCAACAGCGTCGTCCGTCGCCACTGCTTTCAGGCAGCCGGATCTGCCGCAATCGCAAGGGATTGCCCGTTCGGTGACTTTCAAGTGCGCGATGTTCCCGGCGCTTTGTCGATAGCCCGCCCGAATGATGCCGTCGTGAACGCTGACGGAGCCGACGTCCGCCGTCACCACCATCAGGACGAAGCTGCTGGCGGTCTTTCCGTATCCGTAGAGGAGTTCCGATTGAGCCGCCGCGCGA
It encodes the following:
- a CDS encoding ROK family protein — its product is MTTYSDSGLRKPARGQRSNDMRRTNMSMVLRRIMLSPGETRSETARALGLSAATGTNLVNELIEFGLVRELEPKTGVLGRPGVPLAIDGRRRAVLGIHLGPRTTGVAIVGFDGTEHVSVLVPHAGVPAPEALEMVAGAARDLVADCPAGVSIVGTGIASGGIVDRRAGTIVENPVAGWRDVDVRGQLSGRVPEPIIVEQNARAAAQSELLYGYGKTASSFVLMVVTADVGSVSVHDGIIRAGYRQSAGNIAHLKVTERAIPCDCGRSGCLKAVATDDAVERMAAEAGLAEVPEFADIVTRAADGDPVAADVLGRRSRYVGRAAAILMDIIDPEYLVIAGTVAETPQYLDMVRAEADLYADSASNASARIVTSLSNEMSLTLFAATTIVAAALDDPVGHLSTVDDAPGAR
- a CDS encoding ABC transporter permease, with product MSVDRQVLSGPVEDIADEPNTWHRIRSLAQRPRFVISGALVLIMIVMAAFPQLFAGFGSDPNAGCNILNTNKPPSASHWFGYDPQGCDYYTNVIYGARASIVVGIVVTSASFVVSAILGALAGFYGRWVDALISRVCDIAFGLPFILAAIVVLQLFDHRTIWTVSFALALFHWPGGVRYMRSSVMTVRNREYVQASRVLGGSDFRLIFSHLVPNSLTPLLVLQTLGVGGVIAAEAGLTFIGVGLSPPSVSWGLQLAAARQYVSESPHLLIFPAIFLSVTVLAFVLFGEALRDEFDPKGAS
- a CDS encoding ABC transporter ATP-binding protein: MTAEPIPQPAEPILSVRDLVVEFETPAGRVRAVNDVELDVRQGQALGILGESGSGKSVTASAIMGLLDTPPAHVTSGEILLDEMNLVGLPEKQRQRVIGSEISMVFQDALTALNPVHTVGNQIGELYRVHRGMSRRASRLAAIEMMDRVRIPGAAGRVHDYPHQFSGGMRQRIVIAMALALDPKVLIADEPTTALDVTVQAQILELLKEQQDERDMGLVLITHDISVVSEVTDETAVMYAGRIVERGPTRDLLTNPAHPYSRGLASSVSSEDLKGKRLPAIPGQPPELNRLPAGCSFAPRCEFAQPECRISAPPLEEVAPGRRSACFFSDRILRQ
- a CDS encoding ABC transporter permease; protein product: MLGYTLRRVLQMVPVVIGATFIIYALTFAMPGDPVAALTGSRPLPASTVTQIREAYHLNDPFLAQYGHYMWNLVHGNLGIDFFGRPVSGLIAERWPNTFKLALTAWVLKLIIGLAIGVYGGLKHNRAGDHFALIFTVVFLGVPGFVIALGAQTLFGVQLNWVDPAGIGAGWPMAYILPALVMAFEASASLARLTRTSLVDVLRTDYMRTARAKGLSPSRSIWKHALRNAMIPVVTYLGLSLAGMLGGAVIIEAIFNIPGIGQLMVQAIHNKEGTVVVGIATLLVIVYLVFNLLVDLTYGLIDPRVRV
- a CDS encoding ABC transporter ATP-binding protein — its product is MTNSEQPAGPGGPLLELDGVKQHYPLPRRMPFAPRKSVRALDGVDLTVRGGETLGVIGESGCGKSTLARVIAGLDRPTEGRVLFRGQDINALRGAERKEMRRNIQLIFQDPFSALNPRKKVGELVAEPFRIHRNLLPSGRRRAKVAELMELVGLKPEHMNRYPHQFSGGQQQRIGIARGIALNPDLLVCDEAVSALDVSVRAQIVNLLQDLQRELDLSFVFIAHDLQIVRHMADRVATMYLGRVVELGDYSDVYDTTGHPYTKALLAAAPELRGGPADRERIILTGDPPSPIDPPSGCRFRSRCWMAEDICREREPELVELAGAHVSRCHFADTLIDRPSL